In a single window of the Papaver somniferum cultivar HN1 chromosome 8, ASM357369v1, whole genome shotgun sequence genome:
- the LOC113303850 gene encoding uncharacterized protein LOC113303850: MLQNVDIEEPDTDWSDWVSTPVESHAISDQDKYEISFFIKEGYRQEGFHSGTCSDSSRSISEAWLVEQNGTFETHSSELISHSPPQPSEIQQCFSPTIFLVSDIEESELISDCDLPSPAIKRLNPEQQTYLNSTGIGSSPAPHVLRTFNNEELDQWINFYRPAKNIKLDNLELPVCSPFIISIICTLSSAFIEDNSTQPTTTAPPADIQH, translated from the coding sequence ATGCTGCAAAATGTGGACATTGAAGAACCTGATACTGATTGGAGTGACTGGGTTTCAACCCCTGTTGAATCCCATGCTATCTCTGATCAAGACAAGTATGAGATTTCTTTCTTCATCAAAGAGGGTTACCGACAAGAAGGTTTTCACTCTGGCACATGCTCAGACTCATCAAGATCCATATCAGAAGCATGGCTAGTTGAACAAAATGGCACTTTTGAGACTCATAGCTCTGAACTGATATCTCACTCACCACCTCAACCTTCTGAGATACAACAGTGTTTCAGTCCTACAATCTTCCTTGTCTCTGACATAGAAGAATCAGAACTCATATCAGACTGTGACTTGCCAAGCCCAGCCATAAAGAGACTCAACCCTGAGCAACAAACTTATCTTAATAGTACAGGTATCGGTTCTTCACCAGCTCCACATGTTTTAAGAACATTCAATAATGAAGAACTTGATCAATGGATTAATTTCTACCGGCCTGCTAAAAATATCAAGCTTGACAATTTGGAACTTCCAGTATGTTCTCCATTTATCATTTCCATCATTTGCACGCTCAGTTCTGCTTTTATTGAGGACAATTCCACACAGCCTACCACTACTGCACCACCTGCAGACATTCAACATTGA